A window of Lepidochelys kempii isolate rLepKem1 chromosome 1, rLepKem1.hap2, whole genome shotgun sequence contains these coding sequences:
- the LOC140895695 gene encoding olfactory receptor 51G2-like, whose translation MSAVNDTKFMSAVFLLTGIPGQEDVHLWISIPFCLVYVISIVGNSVILFIIKTDQSLHEPMYIFLSMLAITDLALSISTMPTTLGIFLFNSREISLDACFAQLFFIHSLSFIESSVLLLMAFDRIVAICYPLRYASILTLPRIGKMGLVFVLRGVAVIFPLPFLLKQFLYCRANVLSHCYCLHQEVMKMACSDITVNYIYGFFLTVSMVGLDSLFIFLSYVMILKTVLKVASRAECLRALNTCVSHLCAVLLFYTPEIGLAVIHRFEESSPPLLKVLLGYISLFVPPLMNPIVYSVKSKQLRARIIRVFVK comes from the coding sequence atgtcagctgtcaatgacaCCAAATTCATGTCTGCAGTGTTTCTTCTCactgggatacctgggcaggaagacGTCCATCTCTGGATCTCTATCCCCTTCTGCTTAGTGTATGTTATTTCAATTgtaggaaattcagtcattctgttcattataaaaacagatcaaagcctccatgagcccatgtacattttcctttccatgttggccATCACAGACCTTGCCTTATCCATATCCACCATGCCTACAACCCTGGGTATATTCTTGTTTAACTCTAGGGAGATCAGTCTGGATGCTTGTTTTGCCCAGCTGTTCTTCATTCACTCACTTTCTTTCATTGAATCATCGGTACTCCTTCTGATGGCCTTTGATCGAATTGTTGCTATCTGTTACCCACTGAGATATGCTTCTATCTTAACCCTGCCAAGAATTGGAAAGATGGGACTGGTGTTTGTGCTAAGAGGAGTGGCTGTTATATTcccactcccctttctccttAAACAGTTCCTATACTGTCGAGCCAATGTCCTCTCTCATTGCTACTGTCTGCACCAAGAGGTCATGAAGATGGCTTGTTCGGACATCACAGTCAACTACATCTATGGCTTTTTTCTTACAGTCTCCATGGTGGGGTTGGATTCACTGTTCATCTTCCTCTCATATGTGATGATCCTCAAAACAGTGCTGAAAGTCGCATCCCGTGCGGAGTGCCTTAGGGCCTTGAACACATGTGTCTCCCATCTCTGTGCTGTCCTACTCTTCTACACTCCAGAGATTGGTTTGGCTGTGATACACAGATTTGAGGAGAGCTCTCCTCCATTGCTCAAGGTTCTCCTGGGCTACATCTCTCTGTTTGTCCCACCACTTATGAACCCAATTGTGTACAGCGTGAAAAGCAAACAGCTTCGTGCTAGGATAATCAGGGTGTTTGTCAAGTGA
- the LOC140895740 gene encoding olfactory receptor 51G2-like yields the protein MSAVNDTEFSSALLLLTGIPGQEDFHLWISIPFCLVYAISIVGNAVILFIIKTDQSLHEPMYIFLSMLAVTDLALSISTMPTTAGIFLFNSREISLDACFAQLFFIHSLSFIESSVLLLMAFDRFVAICNPLRYASILTLPRIGKMGLVFVLRGVTLIFPLPFLLKRFRYCRANVLSHCYCLHQEVMKMACSDITVNYIYGFFLNISVVGLDSLFIFLSYVMILKTVLKVASRAECLRALNTCVSHLCAVLLFYTPQIGLAVIHRFEEASPPLLKVLLGYISLFVPPLMNPIVYSVKSKQLHARIIRVFVK from the coding sequence atgtcagctgtcaatgacaccgaattcagctctgctctgctccttctcaccgggatacctgggcaggaagacTTCCATCTCTGGATCTCTATCCCCTTCTGCTTAGTGTATGCTATTTCAATAGTAGGAAATGCAGTCATTCTGTTTATTATAAAAACAGATCAAAGCCTCCAcgagcccatgtacattttcctttccatgttggccGTCACAGACCTTGCCTTATCCATATCCACCATGCCTACAACCGCGGGTATATTCTTGTTTAACTCTAGGGAGATCAGTCTGGATGCTTGTTTTGCCCAGTTGTTCTTCATTCACTCACTTTCATTCATTGAATCATCGGTACTCCTGTTGATGGCCTTTGATCGATTCGTTGCTATCTGTAACCCACTGAGATATGCTTCTATCTTAACCCTGCCAAGAATTGGAAAGATGGGACTGGTGTTTGTGCTAAGAGGAGTGACCTTAATCTTcccactcccctttctccttAAACGGTTCCGATATTGTCGAGCCAATGTCCTCTCACATTGCTACTGCCTGCACCAAGAGGTCATGAAGATGGCTTGTTCGGACATCACAGTCAACTACATCTATGGCTTCTTTCTTAACATCTCCGTGGTGGGGTTAGATTCACTGTTCATCTTCCTCTCATATGTGATGATCCTCAAAACAGTGCTGAAAGTTGCGTCCCGTGCGGAGTGCCTTAGGGCCCTGAACACATgtgtctcccacctctgtgctgtCCTGCTCTTCTACACACCACAGATTGGCTTGGCTGTGATACACAGATTTGAGGAGGCCTCTCCTCCATTGCTCAAGGTTCTCCTGGGCTACATCTCTCTGTTTGTCCCACCACTTATGAACCCAATTGTGTACAGCGTGAAAAGCAAACAGCTTCATGCTAGGATAATCAGGGTGTTTGTCAAGTGA
- the LOC140895775 gene encoding olfactory receptor 51G2-like, translating into MSAVNDTEFSSALLLLTGIPGQEDFHLWISIPFCLVYVISIVGNSVILFIIKTDQSLHEPMYIFRSMLDLALSISTMPTTLGIFLFNSREISLDACFAQLFFIHSLSFIESSVLLLMAFDRFIAICNPPRYASMLTLPRIGKMGLVFVLRGVTLIFPLPFLLKRFRYCRANVLSHCYCLHQEVMKMACSDITVNYIYGFFLNISVVGLDSLFIFLSYVMILKTVLKVASRAECLRALNTCVSHLCAVLLFYTPQIGLAVIHRFEEASPPLLKVLLGYISLFVPPLMNPIVYSVKNKQLHARIIRVFVK; encoded by the coding sequence atgtcagctgtcaatgacaccgaattcagctctgctctgctccttctcaccgggatacctgggcaggaagacTTCCATCTCTGGATCTCTATCCCCTTCTGCTTAGTGTATGTTATTTCAATAgtaggaaattcagtcattctgtttattataaaaacagatcaaagcctccacgagcccatgtacattttccgTTCCATGTTGGACCTTGCCTTATCCATATCCACCATGCCTACAACCCTGGGTATATTCTTGTTTAACTCTAGGGAGATCAGTCTGGATGCTTGTTTTGCCCAGTTGTTCTTCATTCACTCACTTTCATTCATTGAATCATCGGTACTCCTGTTGATGGCCTTTGATCGATTCATTGCTATCTGTAACCCACCGAGATATGCTTCTATGTTAACCCTGCCAAGAATTGGAAAGATGGGACTGGTGTTTGTGCTAAGAGGAGTGACCTTAATCTTcccactcccctttctccttAAACGGTTCCGATATTGTCGAGCCAATGTCCTCTCACATTGCTACTGCCTACACCAAGAGGTCATGAAGATGGCTTGTTCGGACATCACAGTCAACTACATCTATGGCTTCTTTCTTAACATCTCCGTGGTGGGGTTAGATTCACTGTTCATCTTCCTCTCATATGTGATGATCCTCAAAACAGTGCTGAAAGTCGCGTCCCGTGCGGAGTGCCTTAGGGCCCTGAACACATgtgtctcccacctctgtgctgtCCTGCTCTTCTACACACCACAGATTGGCTTGGCTGTGATACACAGATTTGAGGAGGCCTCTCCTCCATTGCTCAAGGTTCTCCTGGGCTACATCTCTCTGTTTGTCCCACCACTTATGAACCCAATTGTGTACAGCGTGAAAAACAAACAGCTTCATGCTAGGATAATCAGGGTGTTTGTCAAGTGA